The DNA region AAGTACCCCAATAGCAATAATGGCACCTGGAATGGAATAACCCGTAGTTGTTAATTTAGCTAAAACAAAAGATCCCATCGAATGGTTCCGGCTCACATTCGCCACAACAACGGCTAGAATCAGAATAAGCACCGTAGAAATGGCTGCAACATAAACGGTTTGAAAAAACAAGGTAAAGAAGCTCTCATTCCATACCTTATGAAACGTCAACTTCGCCCATGCGATTAACTGTATGAGCGGAATAAGAAATCCGAGCAAAAACACAATTCCGCAATACATAAAAGCAGCTACTGCTTTTACACCCTTTAGCTTCATCGGCATGAGCGGTCTTGATTTATTATTTACATTGTAGCGCCGCCCTTGTCTCAGCAGCCTTTCTAAGAAAAACAGCCCTACGATAATCACCATCAGCCAAGCCGCAAGCCTCATCGCCGAATCAATATCATACATGCCAAACCACGTTTGAAAAATCGCAGTTGAGATCGTATGAATGCCAAAATAGCTCGTTACCCCATAATCACTGAGCACTTCATAAACGACAAGGACCGCCCCCGCAACGATAGCGGGTCTTGAAAGCGGAAGCACAACGCGAACAAAAATCGCAAGCGGCTTTCTTCCAAGCAGTCTCGCATTTTCGAAAAAGGATGAGCTCTGGCTCACAAGAAAAGCCCTCGTCATTATATAAACATAAGGAAATAGAAACAAAGTAAAGATGAATATGGCTCCGCGTAAAGATGAAATCGATAGAAGCTCAGGATTGATTTGATAATCAAAATGGTTCCGGAACGTTGATTGAATCACCCCAGTATAGCTAAACATCGTTCTGTACGTATATGCTGCTATATAAGGCGGAATCGCAAGCGGCAAGAGTAAGCCCCAACGAAAAAAACGCTTAAGCGGAAAATCATAGGCCGCAGTCAGCCAAGCAAGCGTAACCCCCAAAA from Neobacillus sp. FSL H8-0543 includes:
- a CDS encoding iron ABC transporter permease, which codes for MGIHQVKRFFQKDFNSWWIISMVGAAVILLPILFVFLSLFQEPNQNWFQIRQYLLKTYVANTIILVLLTGIFTAFLGVTLAWLTAAYDFPLKRFFRWGLLLPLAIPPYIAAYTYRTMFSYTGVIQSTFRNHFDYQINPELLSISSLRGAIFIFTLFLFPYVYIMTRAFLVSQSSSFFENARLLGRKPLAIFVRVVLPLSRPAIVAGAVLVVYEVLSDYGVTSYFGIHTISTAIFQTWFGMYDIDSAMRLAAWLMVIIVGLFFLERLLRQGRRYNVNNKSRPLMPMKLKGVKAVAAFMYCGIVFLLGFLIPLIQLIAWAKLTFHKVWNESFFTLFFQTVYVAAISTVLILILAVVVANVSRNHSMGSFVLAKLTTTGYSIPGAIIAIGVLAVFITLDKWLAPFYSYMGWGDAPLILSLSLVMLIVGYAIRFMATGFNAVEVGFEKIGTKYSEASRVLGLGMTKTFFKVDLPLIKGALISGFILTFVEICKELPLALLLRPFNFDTLATKTFQYAKDEMIYEASISSLMIIGISVLAVVVFQVIDKKVER